The Leptospira perdikensis genome includes the window ACTCAGAGGGATTGCGAATGGTTTTTTATGTTTCATCGTAGTCGTTCTCTTTGGTTTGTTATTGGAAAGAATGTCGGTTCCTGTGGAATCAGGTGTGTTTGCAAAAAAACTTTATGATGCCATTCATGGAAATGGTTATCTACTGGCTTGGGGAATTTATGTTGTGGGAATCATTACAGGAATTCTTGAAGAAATCTTTTTTAGAGGATTTTTGCTAAAAGCCTTTATTGATAAAAACCTTGCCCAAGAAGGTTTATTCATTGTTTCCTTACTCTTTGGCTGGCTTCATTACGGAGAAGGAACATCCATTGCCATTCCATTCATCATTTGTGGTGTCGGAATGTTCTTTGGTTATATTTATATCAAAACAGGAAATATTTGGATCGCTATGGCTTGTCATGCAACATACAATTCATTAGGTTTAATCAATGCTTACCTTCAGCTTCCTGGAGTCCAATCATGAAATTAATTAAAGGATTCAGATCATTTGTTCTTTATTTTTGTTTTCTAGTTTTACTTTCAACAACTGTAACAAGTTCACTTTTTGCGGGAGAAACGGTAGAAATCTTAGGTGGTCCTGAAGATGTTAACCTTCGCTTGGTGGCACTTTTAAACAAGTTAGATCCTGATTTTTATGCTGATGAAAAAACGCAAGGGTTTGTTTATCGATACAAAAACCGTTGGAAAAACCCCTATGATTTTAATATTTATGTAGGAAAAGTAGGGAAAACTTCACCCGATTCCATCATCCGGATTGAATCACCCAGACGTGGTCAAGAAAGGATGTGG containing:
- a CDS encoding CPBP family intramembrane glutamic endopeptidase; this encodes MQNRFFEIFRLTAYSLGLVYVCSFFYSVIFLAFVNNSVLGDRIPEDQLVPLYEEYWEGKMDFSTMLAEYEKIVTPIKEQFQKEMTENPSLLLSQFYDKVFSEKPHYLLGHSIPWFLCYVGLGYLLYKKVLQIPVTNLQDELSLPILLRGIANGFLCFIVVVLFGLLLERMSVPVESGVFAKKLYDAIHGNGYLLAWGIYVVGIITGILEEIFFRGFLLKAFIDKNLAQEGLFIVSLLFGWLHYGEGTSIAIPFIICGVGMFFGYIYIKTGNIWIAMACHATYNSLGLINAYLQLPGVQS